The segment ATCCACGAAGAAAGATGAAGCATAAGTACACCTCCGTTAAGTCATCAGGGTCAAGATGAGACCGCCTGCAATGACGGATGCGATCTGCCCCGAAACATTGACGCTGATGGAATACATCAGCAGGAAATTCTGGCTGTCCTCTTCCAGACCCATCTTGTTGACGACGCGGCCGCTCATGGGGAAAGCCGAGATGCCGGCGGCACCGATCATCGGGTTCAGCTTTTTGCCTTCGGGCAGGAAAAGATTCAGCAGCTTTGCAAACAGCACGCCGCCTGCGGTATCAAAGACGAAGGCCACCAGACCCAGTGCAAGGATCAGCAGCGTGTCGGGCCGGACGAACTTGTCTGCGGTCATCTGCCCGGCAACGGTCAGGCCCAGCACGATGGTGATCAGGTTTGCCAGCACATTCTGTGCGGTCTCGCTGAGCACGTTCAACACGCCGCACTCCCGCAGCAGGTTGCCGAACATCAAAAAGCCCACCAGTGCCACACTGGCAGGGGCGACTATGCCCGCAATGATGGTCACGACGATGGGGAACAGGATCTTGGTCAGCTGGGTAACGCTGCCTTTTTCATAAGGCATCCGGATGAGGCGCTCCTTTTTGGTGGTCAGCAGCCGGATAACGGGCGGCTGCACGATGGGCACCAGGGCCATGTAGCTGTAGGCTGCCACCATGATGGCACCGAGATACTGGGAGTTGAGGGTGTTTGCCACAAAGATGGCAGTGGGGCCGTCCGCTGCACCGATGACAGCAATGGAGGCGGCATCCTTCAGGTCAAAGAAGAAGCCTGCCAGAAACAAGGTGAAAAAGATACCGAACTGTGCCGCCGCACCAAAGAGCATCAGCCACGGCTTTTCCAGCAACGGGCCAAAATCGATCATGGCACCAATGCCGATGAAGAGCAGCAGCGGGAACAGCTCGTTGGACATGCCCGCATCAAACAGAGCGGAAATTGGTCCTACCGTATCGCCCTGCGTAATGGCACCCGACAGGGGCAGATTGACCAGAATGGCACCAAAGCCCATGGGTAAAAGCAGGCTCGGCTCCATTTTTTTGGCGATGGCAAGGTAAATGAGCAGCGCACCGATGGCCCACATCACCACCATCTGCCATGTCAGGTTTCCAAAGTTGGAAAACAGACTTGCGAATGTGTTCAGAAAGTTCATGCTTTTTCTTTGCCTCCTTGTGCTCCGGTACAGCGGCAAGAAAAAAGAGACCTCTGCCACAGTACCTTGTCTGTGACAAAAGTCTCAAGCGAACACATGACATCGGGCATTTTGCCGTGATGACGCTGCCATGCAGCCGTTTTCTGGATCACAAAACGGAAAACGGCCCTTTACTCCCTTTTATCAAAAGCATTAAAGCAGAAAACAGGGGTAAAGTCAAGGTAAAAGCGGAAATCTTTCCTGCATCTTATCCGGGCCGCTGAGCACCACCATCCATGATCGGGCGGCTGTTGTGGTCCATTATGGCCTTGCAGTGGTCGTGCTGATCGACCTGTTCCAGCTTTAAAAAGTCCATGATCTGCTCCGGCAGCAAAAATCGCGCCCTGTATGCTTTGCTTTTTGCTGCATTTTCTGCAAAAAAACGGGACAAGCCGAAGCGGTTTGTGCTATACTGTGAACAGGCTGCGCCCCTTGCGTGCAGCGGAAAAGTCGAAAAGCCAGCCTGTTTTTGCAGCCACAGCAGGATCTTGTGGGAAAAAGCCCTGGAGCCCGCCTGTGACTGCGGAATACTCGCCATTTTCTTTGTTTTCAGATACGCCCTGAGCAGACCGCAAACGGATAGAAGGAGCATTTCCATGATCACCATCTCAGAACGCAGAGAGCAGGAATCTGCTAAAAATTTTGTCCTGCGGGTGCTGATCGATAACATCGTCAACACCCGTCTGGAACCCGGAGAAAAACTCAACGAGCCGGAGCTGTGCGAGCAGCTGGGGGTCAGCCGCACCCCCTTTCGGGAAGCAGAGCTGGAGCTGGCGCAGCGGCGGCTGATCGAGATCCGGCCCAAGATCGGCACCTATGTCTCCCTCATCGACGCCGGGCTGGTGGAAGAGGTCCGGCATCTCCGGGCAGTGCTGGAAACAGAGCTGGCGGGGATGGCCTGCGAAATGCTGACCAAACAGGAGCTCGACCGTCTGTGGGAGAATGTGGCGCTGTGGCAGATGTACATTCAGCGGGCGCAGGAGGAAAAGATCTTTGCACTGGATAAGGAATTCCACAAAATGCTG is part of the Faecalibacterium sp. HTF-F genome and harbors:
- a CDS encoding sodium ion-translocating decarboxylase subunit beta, which gives rise to MNFLNTFASLFSNFGNLTWQMVVMWAIGALLIYLAIAKKMEPSLLLPMGFGAILVNLPLSGAITQGDTVGPISALFDAGMSNELFPLLLFIGIGAMIDFGPLLEKPWLMLFGAAAQFGIFFTLFLAGFFFDLKDAASIAVIGAADGPTAIFVANTLNSQYLGAIMVAAYSYMALVPIVQPPVIRLLTTKKERLIRMPYEKGSVTQLTKILFPIVVTIIAGIVAPASVALVGFLMFGNLLRECGVLNVLSETAQNVLANLITIVLGLTVAGQMTADKFVRPDTLLILALGLVAFVFDTAGGVLFAKLLNLFLPEGKKLNPMIGAAGISAFPMSGRVVNKMGLEEDSQNFLLMYSISVNVSGQIASVIAGGLILTLMT
- a CDS encoding GntR family transcriptional regulator — protein: MITISERREQESAKNFVLRVLIDNIVNTRLEPGEKLNEPELCEQLGVSRTPFREAELELAQRRLIEIRPKIGTYVSLIDAGLVEEVRHLRAVLETELAGMACEMLTKQELDRLWENVALWQMYIQRAQEEKIFALDKEFHKMLYELCGCPYWYELVENLAPHFDRTTMLSFRCRPAKAILDDHTSLLKAIEAKDTAAARTIAARHMQRYTENLATIRKSFPQYFK